The Microbacterium sp. W4I20 genome segment CGAGCACGTCGCGGAGTTCGTCGCTCGCGGTGACCTCCTCGGCAGGGTCCCTGAGCTCGTCGAAGGGGCCAGGCGCATCGGTCATTGTCCCGATTTTACGCGACTGTCCTGGGGATTCGGCGCGCCGGCTCTTGATATGCAAGCCGTGACTTGCATATCATGGCGGTATGCCGGATGTGTTCCACGCTCTCGATGACGAGACGCGGCGACTCATCCTCGACGAGCTGTCGGCGCGCGACGGGCAGACGCTGTTCGAGATCTGCACCACTCTGGCCATGCGGCACGGCGTCACCCTGACCCGTCAGGCGGTCTCGCAGCACCTCGCGGTGCTCGAATCCGCTGAACTCATCTCCACGGAACGGCGCGGTCGTTCCAAGTTCCACTACTTCCATCCCGAGCCCATCGCCCGCATCGCGGATCGCTGGCCGACCACCCGGAGCACCCCATGAGAATCGAACTGACCAGCATCTTCGTCGACGACCAGCGCAAGGCGCTCGCCTTCTACACTGACGTCCTCGGATTCACGAAGCACCTCGACATCCCGCTCGGCGAGGACTCCTGGCTCACTGTGAAGTCGCCCGAGGCACCGGGAGGCCCGGAGCTGCTGCTCGAGCCCGCGGGCCACCCCGCGGTGAAGCCCTACCGCGATGCACTGGTCGAAGACGGCATCCCGCTCGCCCAGTTCGCGGTCGACGACCTCGCCGCCGAACACGAACGCCTGACCGGTCTCGGCGTGGTCTTCACGCAGCCGCCGACCGACATCGGCTCGGCGCACGTGGCGGTGCTCGATGACACCTGCGGCAACCTCATCCAGCTGATCCAGGTGAAGGCCGCGTAACCCGAGCAGGTCCGGGTGCCGCCCCTCGGCCGTGCACAACTCAGCAAGAACGGCACCGAAACCGACGTTTCGGCGTGATCCAGGGGCCTGACGCGGAATTCTGGCTGAATTGTGCACGCCGCCCGGCGCGGCAACTCCCACCGCGCAGCACTGGATCACCCGCCCCCAGAACGGCTACCTTGGACGCGACGAGCGTCGAGAGGAACGCATTGGGCGGATTCGAAGAGCAGGTCGAACAGGTCGAGATGGACCCGGTCATGTCGCCGACGCTGACCGACGATCAGTGGACGCGGCTCGTCGCGGCCGGCACCCCCGAAGACGTCGCCGCCGGCGACCACGTGTTCCGCACCGGCGACTCGGGCTACGACCTGATCGTCATCGAGTCCGGCGAGGTCGAGATCGTCCGCGATGCGCTGCGCTGGATGGGCGAGATCGTCATCACGACGATGGGTCCGCGCACGTTCGCCGGCGAGCTCGGGCTGCTCAACGGGCAGGGGGCGTTCCTGACCGCGCGCGTGACGAAGCCGGGACGGGTGCATCGCGTGACCCGCGCCGCTCTCCGCACTCTCATGAACGAGGACGATGAGCTGTGCGACCTCATCCTGCACGCGCTGTGGGCCCGGCGGGAGTCGCTGCGCACGGGACCCGCGGCCATGACGCTGAAGTTCGTCGGGACCTCGTCGTCCAGCGATTTCCTGGCACTGCGCCGCTTCGCCGAGCGTCTCGACCTCGTGCACAAGGCCGTGACGGTCGCGCCCGATGACCTGAGTTCGCTCGGCACACACGAGATCACCGTCGACGATCTTCCGGTCGCTTATATCCAGGGCGAGCCGCTGCGGCACGCGACCCCCGGACTCGTCGCCGAGCGACTCGGCCTCAGCTACCAGGCGCACGCCGACGAGGTCGTCGACCTCGTCGTGGTCGGCGGCGGTCCCGCCGGCCTCGCGGCCGCCATCTACGGCGCCTCCGAGGGACTGAGCACCGTGCTGCTGGATGCCGTCGCGCCCGGTGGCCAGGCCGCCGCCACCTCGCGCATCGAGAACTTCCTCGGCTTCCCGTTCGGCGTCAGCGGAGGCGATCTGATCGGCCAGGCGATCCTGCAGGCGCTGAAGTTCGGCGTGCGGGTCTACGCCCCGTGCGAGGCGACGGGGCTCACCCGGGTCGGGCCCGACCTGCTCGATGTCACACTCTCGGACGGTCGCCTGATCCGCGCGCGCAGTGTGATCGTCACCTCGGGAGCCGCGTATCGCCGCCTCGACCTCGACCGCTGGACGGACTTCGAGCGGTCAGGCGTCTACTACGCCGCGACACCCCTCGAGCTGCGCCAGGTGCAGGGCAAGCCGGTCGTCGTGGTCGGCGGCGCGAACTCCGCCGGTCAAGCCGCGCTGTACCTCTCGTCCCACGGCTCGCCGGTGCACCTCGTCGTACGCGGCCACGACCTGGGCGCGCGCATGTCGAGCTACCTCGCCGACCGGCTGGCCGACGACCCGCGCGTGCAGGTGCACACCGCATCCAACGTCGTCGGCCTCGACGGGAACGGCACACTCGAGTCGGTGCGCATCGACACCGTCGGCGAGGTCGACGCCCGCGGCCTGTTCTGCTTCATCGGGGCGACGCCGGCGACCTCCTGGCTGCCGACGCTCGACCGCGACGCCGAGGGATTCATCCGCACCGGGACCGACGTCGGCATCCAGACCCTCGAACAGTGGCAGGGCCTCGGCCGCGAGCCGTTGCCGTTCGAGACGTCGGCGCCACGGGTGTTCGCCGCCGGAGACGTGCGGCGCGGGTCGATGAAGCGCGTGGCGGCCGCGGTCGGTGAAGGGTCGAGTGCCGTGGCATCCGTCCACCGCGCACTGGCGTTCTAGAGAGGGAGAGATGATGAGTTCGGATATCGACACGAATGCCGCACCGTCCGGGACCGGATGCGTGGAATGCGACGCCGACGGCGGATTCTGGGTGCATCTGCGGCGCTGCGCGGCCTGCGGACACGTCGGATGCTGCGACACCTCACCGGAGCAGCACGCCACCGCGCACTTCAAGGAGACCGGGCACCGGCTCATCCAGAGCTTCGAGCCGGGTGAGGACTGGTACTGGGA includes the following:
- a CDS encoding UBP-type zinc finger domain-containing protein, translated to MSSDIDTNAAPSGTGCVECDADGGFWVHLRRCAACGHVGCCDTSPEQHATAHFKETGHRLIQSFEPGEDWYWDFVDESTFEGPELAAPTSHPADQPVPGPAGRVPANWQELIHD
- a CDS encoding helix-turn-helix transcriptional regulator — encoded protein: MPDVFHALDDETRRLILDELSARDGQTLFEICTTLAMRHGVTLTRQAVSQHLAVLESAELISTERRGRSKFHYFHPEPIARIADRWPTTRSTP
- a CDS encoding VOC family protein translates to MRIELTSIFVDDQRKALAFYTDVLGFTKHLDIPLGEDSWLTVKSPEAPGGPELLLEPAGHPAVKPYRDALVEDGIPLAQFAVDDLAAEHERLTGLGVVFTQPPTDIGSAHVAVLDDTCGNLIQLIQVKAA
- a CDS encoding cyclic nucleotide-binding domain-containing thioredoxin-disulfide reductase — translated: MGGFEEQVEQVEMDPVMSPTLTDDQWTRLVAAGTPEDVAAGDHVFRTGDSGYDLIVIESGEVEIVRDALRWMGEIVITTMGPRTFAGELGLLNGQGAFLTARVTKPGRVHRVTRAALRTLMNEDDELCDLILHALWARRESLRTGPAAMTLKFVGTSSSSDFLALRRFAERLDLVHKAVTVAPDDLSSLGTHEITVDDLPVAYIQGEPLRHATPGLVAERLGLSYQAHADEVVDLVVVGGGPAGLAAAIYGASEGLSTVLLDAVAPGGQAAATSRIENFLGFPFGVSGGDLIGQAILQALKFGVRVYAPCEATGLTRVGPDLLDVTLSDGRLIRARSVIVTSGAAYRRLDLDRWTDFERSGVYYAATPLELRQVQGKPVVVVGGANSAGQAALYLSSHGSPVHLVVRGHDLGARMSSYLADRLADDPRVQVHTASNVVGLDGNGTLESVRIDTVGEVDARGLFCFIGATPATSWLPTLDRDAEGFIRTGTDVGIQTLEQWQGLGREPLPFETSAPRVFAAGDVRRGSMKRVAAAVGEGSSAVASVHRALAF